In the genome of Phycisphaerae bacterium, one region contains:
- a CDS encoding type II secretion system F family protein: MTFDINNIIHLTVIAATFALVLSLWLGVVLLWSIKRNAREKAVRKRVIIEEAETASTRPLKLWHQGREAVVHRPAFRRMGLAPRIKLKFQEAGWEVDLRSLTVGSIGLVLLSFFFSYATTKSLMPGLGAVILAAFVLWFLLQRRILKRTALFESQFVDALDIAARSLRAGHPLVGAFQLIATEVPPPVGALFAEICQAQEMGLSIERAIQEVGKVFSNPDVRIFGTSVAIQIKSGGNLADMMDRLAYVIRDRMRLSRRVRVLTAQTQFSKRILAVLPVIIFVVLSSVNPKYMSTMYSTDAGRFLLSIAAVGVILGIWIMNRLSVIRY; encoded by the coding sequence ATGACCTTTGATATCAACAACATCATCCATCTGACGGTTATCGCCGCGACGTTCGCGCTGGTGTTGTCGCTGTGGCTCGGTGTCGTCCTGCTGTGGTCCATAAAGCGCAATGCCCGCGAGAAGGCGGTCCGCAAGCGCGTCATCATCGAGGAAGCCGAGACGGCATCCACTCGCCCGCTCAAGCTCTGGCACCAGGGCCGTGAGGCCGTGGTTCATCGGCCGGCATTCCGCCGGATGGGCCTTGCACCCCGGATCAAGTTGAAGTTTCAGGAGGCGGGCTGGGAAGTCGACCTGCGATCCCTCACCGTCGGTTCGATCGGGCTGGTACTGCTGTCGTTCTTCTTTTCCTACGCCACGACCAAGAGCCTTATGCCCGGTCTGGGCGCCGTCATTCTGGCCGCCTTCGTGTTATGGTTTCTGCTCCAGCGTCGAATCCTGAAGCGCACCGCGCTTTTTGAGAGCCAGTTTGTGGATGCGCTGGACATCGCGGCCCGATCGTTGCGCGCGGGCCACCCTCTGGTCGGCGCCTTTCAACTGATCGCCACGGAAGTACCGCCGCCCGTGGGAGCACTCTTTGCGGAAATCTGCCAGGCGCAGGAAATGGGCTTGAGCATTGAGCGGGCCATCCAGGAGGTCGGAAAGGTCTTCAGCAACCCGGATGTGAGGATCTTTGGAACGTCGGTCGCCATTCAGATCAAGAGCGGCGGAAACCTGGCAGACATGATGGACCGATTGGCGTACGTGATCCGCGATCGCATGCGGCTCAGTCGCCGCGTGCGCGTTCTCACGGCGCAGACTCAGTTCAGCAAGCGGATTTTGGCCGTCCTGCCGGTGATCATATTCGTCGTCTTGAGTTCGGTGAATCCCAAGTACATGTCGACGATGTACTCCACCGACGCCGGGAGGTTTTTGTTGAGCATCGCGGCGGTCGGGGTGATCCTGGGGATTTGGATCATGAATCGGCTCAGCGTGATACGGTATTAG
- a CDS encoding CpaF family protein, giving the protein MANDNKPTVASGDVSDPQALHKVKANVHRRLLEILDLVEANRMSVEELRTECSRRVDQLLNEQRCPLSAPEKRRLVQDVIDDIFGLGPLEDLLRDPAISDILVNGPQKVYVEREGRLQRTDLSFRDDAHVMLVIQRIAIKVGRRIDESSPMLDARLLDGSRVNAIIPPLSLSGPCLSIRRFGTIPIDTNELLRYESVTEEMLMFLQACVQCKVNILISGGTGAGKTTMLNVLAKAIPASERIITIEDAAELRLPHEHVITLEARPPNIEGRGEVTPRDLLRNCLRMRPDRIVIGEVRGAEALDMLQAMNTGHEGSMTTVHANNPRDALRRIENMVSMAGLNYPVDVIRHQIASALHVLLHVARLTGGRRKIVSLAEITGIESGTILLHDLFTFTQRGVDAQGHAKGEFERRGVRPQLLERLEAAGVTLPPEIFMRDMKAMRR; this is encoded by the coding sequence ATGGCGAACGACAACAAACCGACCGTCGCGAGTGGGGATGTCTCCGACCCGCAAGCCCTGCATAAGGTCAAGGCTAATGTCCATCGACGGCTTCTCGAAATCCTGGACCTGGTGGAAGCGAATCGGATGTCGGTTGAGGAGCTGCGTACCGAGTGTTCGCGGCGGGTCGACCAGCTTCTGAATGAGCAGCGCTGTCCCCTTTCGGCGCCGGAGAAACGGCGGCTGGTTCAGGACGTCATCGACGATATCTTCGGGCTGGGCCCCCTTGAGGACTTGCTGCGCGATCCGGCGATCAGCGATATCCTTGTTAACGGTCCCCAGAAAGTGTACGTCGAGCGCGAAGGCCGGCTGCAGCGAACCGACCTGTCGTTTCGCGACGACGCGCACGTGATGCTGGTGATCCAGCGCATCGCCATCAAGGTCGGACGCCGAATCGACGAGAGTTCGCCGATGCTGGATGCCCGCCTCCTGGACGGTTCGCGCGTCAACGCCATTATTCCCCCGCTGTCGCTGTCCGGACCGTGCCTGAGCATCCGCCGATTCGGAACGATTCCGATCGACACGAATGAACTGCTGCGCTACGAATCGGTGACTGAAGAAATGCTGATGTTTCTGCAGGCCTGCGTGCAGTGCAAGGTGAACATCCTGATCTCCGGAGGAACCGGCGCCGGAAAGACCACGATGCTCAATGTCCTGGCCAAGGCGATTCCCGCGAGCGAGCGAATCATTACGATCGAAGATGCCGCGGAGCTGCGCCTTCCCCACGAGCATGTCATTACGCTGGAGGCCCGGCCGCCGAACATCGAAGGTCGTGGGGAGGTGACGCCCCGGGATCTGCTGCGAAACTGCCTGCGCATGCGTCCGGACCGAATCGTTATCGGCGAGGTCCGCGGAGCGGAGGCCCTGGACATGCTTCAAGCGATGAACACGGGCCACGAGGGGTCGATGACCACGGTCCACGCCAACAATCCCCGCGACGCGCTACGCCGCATTGAGAACATGGTGAGCATGGCCGGGCTGAATTATCCGGTGGATGTCATCCGCCATCAGATCGCCTCGGCGCTGCACGTTCTCCTGCACGTCGCCCGCCTCACGGGCGGACGGAGAAAAATCGTCAGTCTCGCCGAGATCACCGGCATCGAGAGCGGCACGATCCTGCTGCACGATCTGTTTACGTTTACCCAGCGCGGCGTCGATGCGCAGGGCCACGCCAAGGGCGAGTTCGAGCGGCGCGGCGTCCGACCACAACTGTTGGAACGACTGGAAGCCGCGGGGGTGACGCTGCCGCCGGAAATATTCATGCGCGATATGAAGGCAATGCGTCGCTGA
- a CDS encoding pilus assembly protein N-terminal domain-containing protein → MILLRLGQSEPVKAPWPVKRVNVTDPKVAEAEPLTADQFLIQAKGIGSTDLLFWSAQEDVWRARVDVEMDLRRLKEQLISLFPGCTLDLFQNQGVVVVRGTLRRAEDSIALRQFLDALKTSLGKDSKFEYVDATRISGVQQVLLQVRVAEANRAVLRSLGINVFNYGKQDNVFFGASTVGPATGGNINNVQMGPASSALVGDEAVPVPFLTNENVSISNFVTMNLGFPRAELQFLIQALAENQYVRLLAEPNLVAQSGEEATFLAGGEFPIPVVQGTTTGGGTSITIEYKEFGIQLKFRPVVLGDSLIRLKVEPEVSELTEVGAVEIQGFRVPALTTRRASTTLEMHSGQTFSMAGLISKSTNATASRVPGIGDMPVLGALFRSVRYREGETELVVLCTVSLVEPMSLASLPPLPGATHSRPNDWELYLGGKIEGSEPPCLSEQDTEWLKRLGFEDLQGPGAWSEYGERPPENTTTLRPQTRAPTTEVVLRPDGTAP, encoded by the coding sequence GTGATCCTCCTTCGTCTGGGTCAATCGGAGCCCGTCAAGGCGCCGTGGCCGGTCAAGCGCGTGAACGTGACCGACCCCAAGGTTGCGGAGGCCGAGCCTCTTACGGCGGATCAGTTTCTAATTCAGGCCAAGGGGATCGGCTCGACGGACCTGCTTTTCTGGAGCGCGCAGGAAGACGTCTGGCGGGCCCGCGTGGACGTGGAGATGGACTTACGCCGTCTCAAGGAACAGCTGATCAGCCTCTTCCCAGGTTGCACGCTCGATCTGTTTCAAAATCAGGGAGTGGTCGTCGTTCGCGGGACCCTGCGCCGCGCCGAGGATTCCATCGCCCTTCGTCAATTTCTGGACGCGCTCAAGACTTCTTTAGGAAAAGACAGCAAGTTCGAATATGTTGATGCGACGAGGATATCAGGCGTTCAACAAGTCCTTCTTCAAGTTCGGGTCGCCGAGGCCAACCGCGCCGTGCTGCGTTCACTGGGTATTAACGTTTTCAACTACGGCAAACAAGACAACGTCTTCTTCGGCGCGTCAACGGTCGGACCCGCAACCGGCGGAAACATCAACAACGTCCAGATGGGACCGGCCTCCAGTGCCCTGGTCGGCGATGAGGCGGTTCCCGTCCCTTTTCTGACCAACGAGAACGTCAGCATCAGCAATTTCGTTACGATGAACCTGGGGTTCCCGCGAGCTGAATTGCAATTCTTGATCCAGGCCCTTGCGGAGAATCAATATGTCCGCCTTCTGGCCGAACCCAACCTCGTCGCCCAAAGCGGAGAAGAGGCGACGTTCCTGGCGGGGGGCGAGTTTCCCATCCCCGTGGTGCAGGGAACGACGACCGGCGGTGGGACGTCCATCACCATCGAATATAAGGAATTCGGAATTCAGTTGAAGTTCCGACCGGTCGTCCTCGGCGACAGCTTGATCCGGCTGAAGGTCGAGCCGGAGGTCAGCGAACTGACCGAAGTCGGAGCCGTGGAGATCCAGGGCTTTCGCGTTCCGGCGTTGACAACCCGCCGGGCGTCCACCACGTTGGAGATGCACAGCGGCCAGACATTCAGCATGGCCGGCCTGATCAGCAAGAGCACCAATGCCACGGCGTCGCGGGTCCCCGGCATTGGCGATATGCCGGTCCTCGGCGCGCTGTTCCGTTCCGTCCGTTATCGCGAAGGAGAGACCGAACTCGTCGTCCTGTGCACGGTTTCACTTGTGGAGCCCATGTCGCTGGCATCGCTTCCGCCGTTGCCGGGCGCCACGCACAGCCGCCCGAACGACTGGGAATTGTATCTCGGCGGCAAGATCGAGGGCTCAGAACCGCCGTGCCTGTCTGAGCAGGACACGGAATGGCTCAAGAGGCTGGGCTTCGAGGATCTCCAGGGACCGGGGGCCTGGAGCGAGTACGGCGAAAGGCCGCCGGAGAACACCACGACTTTGAGGCCGCAGACCCGCGCGCCGACCACCGAAGTTGTCCTGCGCCCCGACGGGACCGCCCCCTAG
- the cpaB gene encoding Flp pilus assembly protein CpaB, with protein sequence MRWAIILLILLGVLAATSAALLVASYGGSQRRESPNIEILVATKALPAQTKIDGSMVALKSVTRKEAPAKHFTNAVQVVGKMLIVPIAEGQVVTPEVFGDRENAAKFAAAIADGMVAVPTTPKDFASLEGLLYPGCLVDVIFTQRPGTGQDPVSVTLLQSVSVLAIGEYSVVSTKLEAESLEGQSTESKKVTLQLTPRQAKALQLAQENGTISLVLRNPLNPAAADSGAISLDDLIKKKSPVAAFVSPPTTSNVEPVSDELPPGWDVIRIQGGKKDTLTVPMPEPK encoded by the coding sequence ATGCGCTGGGCCATCATTTTATTGATCCTGCTAGGTGTCCTCGCCGCAACGTCCGCGGCGTTGCTGGTAGCCTCCTACGGCGGAAGTCAGCGGCGCGAGTCTCCCAACATTGAGATTCTCGTAGCCACGAAGGCGCTGCCTGCACAAACCAAGATTGACGGCAGCATGGTGGCGCTCAAGTCCGTCACGCGGAAGGAGGCCCCGGCCAAACACTTCACCAATGCCGTTCAGGTCGTCGGCAAGATGCTGATCGTTCCAATCGCCGAGGGCCAGGTGGTAACGCCTGAGGTCTTCGGCGATCGCGAGAACGCTGCAAAATTCGCGGCGGCGATCGCCGACGGCATGGTCGCGGTACCCACCACGCCAAAGGACTTCGCCAGCCTGGAGGGTTTGCTTTATCCGGGTTGTTTGGTCGACGTGATCTTCACCCAGCGGCCGGGCACGGGTCAGGATCCGGTTTCGGTCACGCTGCTCCAAAGCGTCAGCGTGCTGGCCATAGGCGAGTACTCCGTCGTTTCGACCAAACTCGAGGCGGAAAGTCTGGAGGGGCAATCGACCGAGTCCAAGAAAGTAACGCTTCAACTGACGCCTCGGCAGGCCAAGGCACTCCAACTCGCCCAGGAAAACGGTACCATTTCGCTGGTGCTGCGGAACCCTTTGAACCCCGCCGCGGCGGACAGCGGTGCCATTTCGCTGGACGATCTGATCAAGAAAAAGTCCCCTGTCGCCGCGTTTGTCTCGCCGCCGACCACCAGCAATGTGGAGCCGGTCAGTGATGAACTCCCGCCCGGGTGGGATGTCATCAGAATCCAAGGTGGAAAAAAGGACACGCTCACCGTCCCGATGCCGGAACCAAAATAA
- a CDS encoding S8 family serine peptidase — protein sequence MSVFVTDGPGPFRRRAVVTFLSERIPKRWTGREHTCRKTIGTLFVFSVSLVCLLSGMGCDEGTGSGLDPALSRGVSADRPSAGINGGTPASDIVNAASSDDEPAAGTFVPGRLLVKFKPGASAEDQHRVLSRAAGARVAKEIPQIGVKIIELPPNASEAAQLRAFGQQSEVEFAELDRIVPPAMVPNDLWYANWQWGLRKVECPTAWDATIGSDQVVIAILDSGVDSTHSDLAPKLVAGWNIYNNNSDTTDVTGHGTAVAGVAGAASNNTIGVASVAWGCPIMPVRVSENSGCASYWDMSSGLIWAADHGAKVANLSFLVNSSAVTSAAQYFQSRGGVVVTSAGNEIAVLSTPDDPSVLNVSATTYNDTIASYSNIGNNIDLAAPGVATSTILGGGYYDVSGTSISAPYVAGAVALTMSANSALTCQQIQGILVQSADDLGPAGWDPTFGWGRLNVGRAVAMAIDAGGPIPDNTPPTCSFSAPSAGASVSGTTNVLAIATDNVGVASVRLYVDGGLLATDTTVPYGFAWNTINTSNGSHTLEARAADAAGNIATTVILVNVNNVNDATPPTIAITSPLNGASVGNRVVNVTVNVSDNVGVTRVELYVDGAIKSTSTSAPFTTSWNPRRAASGAHSLQTRGYDAVGNVGTSAIVTVYR from the coding sequence ATGTCGGTGTTCGTCACAGACGGCCCAGGGCCGTTTCGCCGTCGTGCAGTGGTTACTTTCCTCTCCGAGCGCATCCCGAAGCGATGGACCGGTCGGGAGCACACTTGCCGGAAGACGATCGGCACGTTGTTCGTTTTTTCCGTTTCGCTGGTATGCCTCTTGTCGGGGATGGGCTGTGATGAGGGGACCGGCAGCGGTCTGGACCCAGCGTTGTCGCGAGGCGTTAGCGCCGATCGGCCCAGCGCGGGGATCAATGGCGGGACACCGGCATCCGACATCGTCAACGCGGCGTCCAGCGACGACGAACCGGCCGCCGGCACGTTCGTGCCCGGTCGACTGCTGGTCAAATTCAAACCCGGGGCTTCCGCCGAGGATCAGCATCGCGTCCTGAGCCGCGCCGCCGGCGCGCGCGTGGCGAAAGAGATTCCTCAGATCGGCGTCAAGATCATCGAACTGCCCCCCAACGCGAGCGAGGCGGCCCAACTCCGGGCGTTCGGTCAACAGTCGGAAGTGGAGTTCGCGGAGCTGGATCGCATCGTTCCCCCGGCGATGGTGCCGAATGACCTTTGGTATGCAAATTGGCAATGGGGATTACGAAAAGTTGAATGTCCAACTGCATGGGACGCCACAATAGGCAGCGATCAAGTAGTCATCGCCATATTGGATAGCGGCGTCGACTCAACTCACAGCGATCTCGCGCCAAAGCTCGTTGCTGGATGGAATATATACAACAATAACTCCGACACGACAGACGTGACGGGTCATGGAACGGCCGTCGCCGGCGTTGCCGGCGCAGCATCCAACAATACGATTGGCGTTGCATCGGTTGCTTGGGGTTGTCCTATCATGCCAGTACGCGTATCCGAAAACAGTGGCTGCGCGAGTTATTGGGACATGTCCTCAGGACTCATATGGGCCGCCGATCATGGCGCGAAAGTTGCCAATCTCTCATTTCTCGTAAATAGTTCAGCAGTAACGAGCGCCGCGCAGTATTTTCAATCGCGGGGGGGAGTAGTCGTTACGTCGGCCGGTAATGAAATCGCGGTTCTGAGCACTCCAGACGATCCCTCGGTGCTCAATGTAAGCGCAACCACCTACAATGACACGATTGCTTCCTACTCAAACATCGGGAATAACATCGATCTCGCTGCGCCGGGCGTCGCCACGTCTACCATACTTGGCGGGGGTTACTACGACGTCTCCGGTACGTCCATTTCGGCTCCGTATGTTGCGGGAGCTGTGGCCTTAACAATGTCCGCGAATTCCGCGCTTACCTGTCAACAGATTCAGGGAATCCTTGTGCAGTCGGCAGACGATCTTGGGCCCGCCGGGTGGGATCCGACCTTTGGTTGGGGCCGATTGAATGTCGGACGGGCCGTAGCGATGGCAATTGACGCTGGCGGGCCCATTCCCGACAACACTCCGCCGACGTGCAGCTTTAGCGCTCCGAGCGCTGGCGCCAGTGTCAGCGGCACGACGAATGTACTGGCCATCGCTACCGACAACGTGGGAGTCGCTTCGGTCCGCCTCTACGTCGATGGCGGGTTGCTTGCCACCGACACCACCGTGCCGTACGGCTTCGCCTGGAATACGATAAACACCTCCAACGGCTCGCACACGTTGGAGGCCCGCGCGGCGGATGCCGCGGGAAACATTGCCACCACTGTCATTCTTGTCAACGTCAACAACGTTAATGACGCGACCCCGCCGACGATTGCCATTACGTCCCCGTTGAACGGGGCCAGCGTCGGCAACAGGGTTGTCAATGTCACGGTCAACGTCTCCGACAACGTCGGCGTAACCCGGGTTGAACTTTATGTGGATGGCGCAATCAAGTCGACGTCGACATCGGCCCCGTTCACGACCAGCTGGAACCCCCGCAGGGCCGCGAGCGGCGCACATTCACTCCAAACCAGGGGGTATGATGCCGTTGGAAACGTCGGCACATCCGCAATCGTGACGGTCTACAGATAA
- a CDS encoding Flp family type IVb pilin, with the protein MKAMLKKLFADEKGLETVEYAIITGLIVVATITAITNIGTWVNTQFTTLDGALP; encoded by the coding sequence ATGAAAGCGATGCTGAAGAAATTGTTTGCCGACGAGAAGGGCCTCGAAACGGTCGAGTACGCCATTATCACCGGCCTGATCGTGGTCGCCACGATCACGGCCATCACCAACATCGGTACCTGGGTCAACACCCAGTTCACCACGTTGGATGGCGCCCTCCCGTAA
- a CDS encoding A24 family peptidase — MSFLGLTVSEFAPLQIGVLCGACMVAAATDIASRRIPNWLTIPLLATGVAYSTMHRGPWGLLDSIAAALILALPYLFLFVYARGGGGDVKLMAAVGAWTGVVPGLVVLFMVALAGVAMGIVVALTRGQFQTTMRHVADIAQQAAPAVAMGKPQLIGATITGDRKPSAPMPYGVAIFVGVCAAVGGLSLWHG, encoded by the coding sequence GTGAGCTTTCTTGGACTCACAGTGAGCGAGTTCGCGCCGTTGCAAATCGGCGTCCTATGCGGGGCCTGCATGGTCGCCGCCGCCACCGATATCGCATCGCGCCGAATTCCCAACTGGCTGACGATTCCCTTGCTCGCGACCGGCGTGGCGTACTCCACCATGCACCGCGGTCCCTGGGGTCTTCTGGATTCCATCGCTGCCGCCCTCATCCTCGCCCTGCCCTATCTCTTCCTGTTCGTATACGCACGGGGCGGTGGAGGCGACGTCAAACTGATGGCCGCGGTCGGGGCCTGGACCGGTGTGGTTCCGGGACTCGTCGTGCTGTTTATGGTCGCCCTCGCCGGCGTTGCCATGGGGATCGTCGTCGCCCTGACGCGAGGCCAATTTCAAACCACCATGCGGCATGTGGCCGATATCGCTCAGCAGGCGGCCCCCGCAGTGGCGATGGGCAAGCCGCAGTTGATCGGCGCTACAATCACCGGCGATCGCAAACCCAGCGCCCCCATGCCCTACGGTGTGGCCATCTTTGTCGGCGTGTGTGCGGCGGTCGGAGGACTTTCCTTATGGCATGGCTAA
- a CDS encoding TadE/TadG family type IV pilus assembly protein, translated as METALLLPLLMSLTLVLLEYGWVFIKIQQLNSAAREGARAGARSNGTNAQISAAVDSVMTRSSMGGSSYSVTTVPANVAGADRGETIRVRVEVNYDNVTLVNVPLIPLPTTLGSEYRIMKE; from the coding sequence GTGGAAACAGCCCTGCTCCTTCCGCTTCTGATGTCTTTGACGCTCGTGTTGCTCGAATACGGCTGGGTGTTCATCAAGATTCAGCAACTAAACAGCGCCGCCCGGGAGGGGGCTCGTGCCGGGGCGCGATCCAACGGGACGAATGCGCAGATCAGCGCGGCTGTTGATTCCGTCATGACGCGGTCAAGCATGGGTGGCAGCAGCTATTCGGTGACCACCGTTCCGGCCAACGTTGCCGGCGCCGACAGGGGAGAGACGATCCGGGTTCGGGTCGAAGTGAATTATGACAACGTAACGTTAGTCAACGTTCCCTTGATTCCATTGCCAACGACCCTGGGTAGCGAATACCGTATTATGAAAGAATAG
- a CDS encoding TadE/TadG family type IV pilus assembly protein, producing the protein MAQPKRTTRRRAAVVVEVALVMPLLLLLTLALLEYGWAVIKIQQINSAAREAARIGARASATDAQVSAAVSAIMSNANIGTYSLSTTPSSIMGVSRGSTISARVEVNYSNIQLVALSSTPLLPFPMPTTLNSEFHMMKE; encoded by the coding sequence ATGGCACAGCCAAAACGAACTACGAGGCGGCGGGCTGCCGTTGTCGTGGAAGTGGCCCTGGTCATGCCGCTCCTCTTGTTGTTGACACTGGCACTCCTCGAATACGGCTGGGCGGTCATCAAGATTCAACAAATCAACAGCGCCGCAAGAGAAGCCGCCCGCATTGGGGCGCGCGCCAGCGCCACGGACGCCCAGGTTAGCGCCGCGGTTTCCGCTATTATGAGCAATGCGAACATCGGCACTTATTCGTTAAGCACCACTCCATCGAGCATCATGGGCGTCTCCAGAGGTTCGACGATCAGTGCTCGTGTCGAAGTGAATTACTCCAATATTCAGTTAGTCGCGTTAAGCAGTACGCCTTTGCTCCCGTTCCCCATGCCGACGACGTTGAACAGCGAATTCCACATGATGAAAGAGTAG
- a CDS encoding pilus assembly protein TadG-related protein: MKRKAIALLWVSLTAILFIGFVGLSLDTGLVVFTAEELQGAADASALAAAQFVKTDIPAARAAAVDLALLNRAGNSTVHLDPNIPNAADGDIVMGRFNRTTFEFIPDNTTPNAVKVVARRKSGEGAGELPLVFGRAFGRNSTFVERDAIAMLAGGTGSGLIALCSALPCAQRSDCANCPPEACDCSLYIHGNLTVSVLPAPPLNCDQEGAGVSVNSPNPDAFCAQGNATVITPNVEIYGGYDQTGNSVNIDNPCEEGPQPEPCGEGSIFQCETNHVICDPLRAVPVPSIVGLTDLGGIVMNAGDEQVIDPGYYSRGIRMTGGTLTMKPGVYVLGGAPNTGPPPRPTGFDIGGGAVVCGEGVMLFINGPTGELNINGNGCITLSPIDLDDSETPPTPCPDCDATDYDYPEPVAALSPYEGLTIFQSPGNCNVATIIGTSDLNMVGSLYFPCNHLNLSGTGDGFGNQLIARTLEISGDGLIQIHYDGRNPAFGTDTFLVE, encoded by the coding sequence GTGAAACGCAAGGCGATCGCCCTCCTCTGGGTCTCCCTGACGGCCATCCTCTTCATCGGGTTCGTCGGCCTGTCCCTCGACACCGGTCTGGTCGTCTTCACCGCTGAGGAATTGCAGGGCGCGGCCGATGCCTCCGCGCTCGCCGCCGCCCAGTTCGTCAAAACCGATATTCCCGCCGCCCGGGCCGCCGCCGTGGACCTCGCGTTGCTCAACCGGGCCGGCAACAGCACCGTTCATCTCGATCCCAACATACCCAACGCCGCCGATGGCGATATAGTCATGGGCCGATTCAATCGCACAACGTTTGAGTTCATCCCCGACAACACCACGCCGAATGCCGTTAAGGTGGTCGCCCGGCGCAAGAGCGGGGAGGGGGCCGGCGAACTCCCCCTCGTCTTCGGCCGCGCCTTCGGAAGAAACTCCACCTTTGTCGAACGCGACGCCATCGCCATGCTCGCCGGCGGAACCGGCTCAGGCCTCATTGCCCTTTGCAGCGCCCTGCCGTGTGCCCAGCGTTCCGATTGTGCCAACTGCCCGCCGGAGGCTTGCGATTGCTCCCTGTACATCCATGGCAACCTGACGGTCAGCGTCCTGCCCGCTCCGCCGTTGAATTGCGACCAAGAAGGTGCCGGGGTCTCCGTGAATTCTCCCAACCCCGACGCATTCTGTGCCCAGGGCAATGCCACGGTTATTACCCCCAACGTCGAAATCTATGGCGGGTACGATCAGACCGGCAACAGCGTTAATATCGACAACCCCTGTGAGGAGGGGCCTCAGCCCGAACCGTGCGGTGAGGGGAGTATCTTCCAATGTGAAACGAATCACGTTATCTGCGACCCGTTAAGGGCCGTCCCGGTGCCGAGCATCGTCGGTCTGACCGATTTGGGCGGGATTGTCATGAATGCCGGAGACGAACAGGTGATCGACCCGGGATACTACTCCCGTGGGATTCGCATGACGGGGGGGACGCTAACGATGAAGCCAGGGGTCTATGTCCTCGGAGGCGCGCCGAATACGGGTCCCCCGCCTCGGCCTACCGGCTTCGACATTGGCGGCGGTGCGGTGGTCTGCGGGGAGGGTGTGATGCTCTTTATCAACGGGCCGACCGGCGAATTAAACATCAATGGCAATGGATGTATAACACTTAGTCCGATTGACCTGGATGATTCAGAAACGCCCCCAACGCCTTGTCCCGACTGCGATGCCACGGACTATGACTACCCAGAGCCCGTGGCGGCCTTGTCACCGTACGAGGGCCTCACCATCTTTCAATCGCCCGGGAATTGCAATGTGGCTACGATCATCGGCACCAGCGATCTTAACATGGTCGGCTCGCTGTATTTTCCGTGCAACCACCTCAATCTCAGCGGCACAGGGGACGGCTTCGGGAATCAGTTGATCGCCCGGACGCTGGAAATCTCCGGCGACGGTCTCATCCAGATTCACTACGACGGTCGAAACCCGGCTTTCGGGACCGACACGTTCCTCGTCGAGTAG